A region from the Verrucomicrobiota bacterium genome encodes:
- the serS gene encoding serine--tRNA ligase, producing MLDIKRVREQTGQIQERLASRGAGDERHIPTLLDLDEQRRKALVSVESLKSQRNRVSKEIGALMSQKRVEEAGNMKAETRRIGDEITALDKQVADIEKHREELLLRLPNAPHESVPLGKSSEDNPVLRVWGEKPVLDFTPLSHVDLCQSLGLVDFHRGAKLSGSGFLLYTGWGAKLERALIAYLLDLHTTQHGYTEVSPPYIIGEHCMTGVGQFPKFRDQAYALQEGLDGGTLGKLYLLPTAEAPVANIHREELLRESQLPIRYCAYSPCFRAEAGAAGVGTRGMIRVHQFDKVELIKIVHPDQGYAELDAMVANAEKVLQSLGLHYRVILLCTGDMGFASAKTFDIEVWAPGQNQYLEVSSCSNCEDYQARRMGMRFKTEQGENRFPHILNGSGTALARLFVALIESGQQADGTVVIPEPLRPYLGTDRLRPAG from the coding sequence ATGCTCGATATCAAACGAGTTCGCGAACAGACCGGCCAGATCCAGGAAAGGCTGGCCAGCCGCGGCGCCGGAGACGAACGCCACATCCCAACCTTGCTCGACCTCGACGAGCAGAGGCGCAAGGCGCTTGTTTCCGTCGAATCCCTCAAGTCTCAGCGCAATCGCGTTTCGAAGGAAATCGGCGCCCTCATGAGCCAGAAACGGGTGGAAGAAGCCGGGAACATGAAGGCTGAAACACGGCGGATCGGTGACGAAATCACCGCTTTGGACAAGCAAGTCGCCGACATCGAGAAGCACCGGGAAGAGTTGCTGCTGCGCCTTCCCAATGCGCCCCATGAAAGCGTCCCGCTCGGCAAATCGAGCGAGGACAATCCCGTCCTCCGGGTCTGGGGGGAAAAGCCGGTCCTCGATTTCACGCCCCTATCGCATGTGGACCTGTGCCAGTCACTCGGCTTGGTGGATTTCCATCGGGGCGCGAAACTCTCCGGGAGCGGATTCCTGCTCTACACCGGCTGGGGTGCGAAACTGGAGCGTGCTCTGATCGCTTACTTGCTCGATCTCCACACCACGCAGCACGGATACACGGAGGTCTCGCCTCCCTATATCATCGGCGAACACTGCATGACGGGGGTTGGCCAATTTCCCAAATTCAGAGATCAAGCCTACGCTCTTCAAGAAGGGTTGGACGGCGGCACCCTGGGAAAACTCTATTTGCTTCCCACCGCCGAGGCACCCGTGGCGAATATTCATCGCGAGGAACTTCTGCGCGAATCGCAATTGCCGATCCGTTATTGCGCCTACAGCCCTTGCTTTCGCGCCGAGGCGGGAGCCGCGGGCGTCGGCACGCGTGGCATGATTCGGGTGCATCAATTCGACAAGGTCGAACTCATCAAAATCGTGCATCCCGACCAAGGCTACGCCGAATTGGACGCGATGGTGGCGAACGCGGAGAAAGTCCTGCAATCGTTGGGGCTGCATTATCGGGTGATTCTGCTTTGCACCGGGGACATGGGGTTTGCCAGCGCGAAAACCTTCGATATCGAAGTGTGGGCTCCCGGGCAAAACCAATATCTGGAAGTCTCGAGCTGCTCCAATTGCGAGGATTACCAAGCCCGCAGAATGGGCATGCGATTCAAAACCGAGCAGGGCGAGAATCGTTTTCCTCATATTCTAAACGGGAGCGGCACGGCTTTGGCCCGCTTGTTTGTGGCCCTGATCGAGAGCGGACAGCAAGCAGACGGCACGGTGGTCATCCCGGAACCTCTGCGGCCTTACCTCGGCACCGACCGCTTGCGGCCTGCCGGCTGA